In Anopheles arabiensis isolate DONGOLA chromosome 2, AaraD3, whole genome shotgun sequence, the genomic window AGCAGATAACATTTGCAAGGGTAATATTTTGGGACTGTGACACGTTTGGATTGTCTGCAAGATTGTTTATGgaaacaaatgaataaaaatggcATTTAACGCCCAAAAAACAAGACCCTACTTACCAAAAACTTGCTGCGTCTCCGAGCCGAGCTTCACATTGCGTTCAATCTTATTCCAAAGATCCTTGTTCGATACACACAGTACACCCGTTACAAGCCCGATCAACCTTGGATCGACAATGGCCGCGTTCAGCTCGGTCGATGCAACGCGCACCAGCGCATCGATCACCTCCTGGTTGGGGAAATCGATATCTGCCAGGGCCACCTTAAAGTTGTTGGCACACTTCTCCAGATAGCCCGCCTCGAGTGAACCAAACACCTGCTCACCGAACGTGAAATGTTGATCGATTTTTGTTTCCAGCCCACGGGCAAGCGAAAGCAGCTTCGGTAGGCCCTGCTGCAGCGCTTGTGTTACGTGCGATTGGGCCGCTTTGAACGAGCTCACAAGCTGTTTCTCCAGGTTGTTCCAAAACTTGCGATCAAACTCCTTCGCCAGCGTGTAGTCATCGCCGAGCGGCAGCTCGAGCAGACACTTTTGCAGAAACAGTACCTGCGTACAGTGTCCGTACATTTCGTCCAGGAACAGCCATTCGAGCGCTTGCCACAGCTTCGTGCGGAAGTTAGACGAGTTGGTCAGGGTTGGCGCTTTGCCCGGCGCCTTCAGTTGGCGTGCTTCGGCCCGTTCCTTTGCCGGCGACGAGACACCCGTTTTGCGCAGCTTGGCGACGTCCGTGCCGGCAAACGATTCCTTGATAGCGTCCTTCAGATAGCTGCCAAACGTTTCCAGCACGTTGTTCAAGCATTTGGGCAGTATCTTTAGATTGTGAAAgatgcgcacgcacacaccgaccTGGTCGGGTTTGTTTTTCAGAATCCCCTCGAAAAGATCACGATTCGCTACCTTCAGCAGCCGCTGTTTGGCCTTCTTGACGGTGCCGATCTCGTCGCGCAGAAAGTCAATCTTGGTGAGATCCACATCTTCCATCAGCCCTTCCAGCTCGTTCACGATGCTGGCCTGCTCGGCCAGATCGTTCGTGCCGTCCAGCTCCCTGTGCACCTGCAGGAAGCGGGCACACTGGCGTAGCACGTGCGATGCCTCGTGCAGCCGACCGAGCACTTTGGTTTGCGTTTCGAGCAGATCGTACGGTACGGTTATCTGCCGGCGCAAACGTTCCGCACCGAACTGGAGCGTTTCGATGTGGCTCGTTATCGATTCGATCGAAGCGTTAAGCGTACCGGCATGTTTGGCCTGCGATATCAGGGCACCGTACTGCTCCCGTACCTGCTTCTGCAGCGCGCTGGACAGCTGTTCGATACCGTCGGAGAGTTTGGCGATCTGGTCGCTAATGGCCACTGTTAGCTGGAGTTCCGGGCTTGGCTTATCGGCCAAGAAATTTTTGTAAAACTCTGCAAAACATGAGATTCATATTAGCTTTGTTGATTAGCGTTGTAAGACGCCTCTATTTACCgtcattttcaattttttcacACAATTCGTCGGTCATTTTTGGGATTATTTCAGCGAAAATTCGTCTACCTGCGCCAAACTCGGTGACGTTACCAGTTTTGTTGTTTACCTTTGCGTAAACATAGGAGAACTGTCAAAACCATCTGACCATTTGTGGACGGTTCGTCTGGCAACCCTGCCACGCGTGTGTTTGACGTTTATTCTGCAAAGGGCACATTTGTCAACAAACGGCACAGAAACATGGCCTTTCTGGGACGCATTTTTCGCCGGGGAAACCACTTCCTAACGCTAAAGCAGTACGAAAACGTTCAAGTTGCCCGCGGAAACCCACAAGATCTGGTGCAGAAGGTAGCGGTAGCGGAGAGCGGCAACTGTTTTGTGGCCTGGCACCCCAAGCCGGACTTTCCGTACGAGTTCAGCAGACCGCTCGATGCGGTGGGCACGGAACCGAGTGTGAATCTCGTGCGGGATGACATAATCAACGCTAGCCGGGGTGcgttaaaagcaaaacatccgGAGTTCGTGCGCCAAGAGCTGAGCAAACTAACCTTCACGACAAAACACCGGTGGTTCCCGAGGGCACGAGACAAGCGGGCGAAGAAGACGCCGATGGATCGACCGTACCTGTAGAGAGCGATGGGGTGGGTGCATTGTTTACTCTGCATCCCTGTGTTAGTGTAGTAGTGTGAAATACACGCAAAAAGGCATTTGCATGAAGAGAAATCTATTCTAATTCACATTAATCGAAGCGTCGTTTCTTAATTAGTGAGCCAAGCAAATCCGAAATAGTTGGGGCCTGACCACCGACATCGAACGTGGGCTTGTTGTTGGCCAGTCCACTGGTGCGCGGTTTGCGCGGATCGTCCTGCTTGGCGggtgttgttttcttcatgTCTCGATGATGGGGAAATGTTGGCATCAGGTTTGGGTCACACGCTGAAAGAAAGATTCAATCGTTTGATTCCAATTGTTTTCAGAGCCATGGTAAAGCGTTGAATCACTCACGCAGTGGCGGTTCCCTTAGGTAGGTGCTGAGAAGACACCGTTCGGCAGTAGCTCTGCAGGCCGGGTTGTACATGAACAAACTGTTCAACAGATCGTACCCACTCgcagagagaaaaggaaacttGCTCTTGAGATTGTTGTACGGTTGCTCTTTGAGGGTGAAATTCTGCACCAACGGTAAACTGTCGAAATCGGGCCAAATGGTCGCTGTCGGTGTGCCGAGCAGGTTAATGATGAGCTCGATCTGCGAAATTTCACTCGTACCGGGCAGCAGTGGCTTGTGGATCAGCAGCTCGCCGAGAATGCATCCCGTCGCCCACATGTCCACGgcggtggtttgttttttggccCCAAACAGCAGCTCCGGTGGCCGGTACCAGAGCGTCACCAGTCCCGGCGTCATCGGTTTGTTGGCATTGTTAAGGTAGCGTGCCAGCCCAAAGTCCGCTATCTTCAGGCAGCCGGTGTCCGTGAGCAGCAGGTTCGACACCTTCAAATCCCGGTGGATGATGTAGCGCGTGTGCAGGTAGTCTAAACCTTTCAGCAGCTGTATTATGATGCACTTGACCTGCGATTCCGAGAACGGTGTCTCCATGTTGTCCAGCAGCGAGGCTAGATCCTGCTCACAGAATTCCATCACGAGAAAGATGCTCTCCAGACTGTTGCCCACAACGACCTCCTTCAGCCGGACTATGTTTTCGTGGCTACAGTTTTTGAGGATTTGAATCTCGCGCAGCCCACTGATCGGAAATCCGTCCTTGAATATGTCCTGATCGAGGCGAACCTTCTTGAGAGCTACAATTTCATTTGAAACTGTATCTCGGGCACGAACTAAAAGCGATGGAGGAAGCAAAAGGGGGATAGTTGAACGAGGAAAAGAGTGATGGTGAAAAAGCGCTTACAAACGATTCCGTATGTGCCTTCGCCAACACGGTTACATTTCTGGAACGACGATACGTAGCGACATTTGCCATACTGGAAGAAACAATATATTAGCACATACGCCTCgctttataaatatttaaggCTTACCACATCCTGCGGCCGAATTTCCGTGTACTGTTTGGTGCGAAAGTTCATCAGCATCCCTTTGCGATGGACGGGCCGGTTCGGATCCCGATAATCAGCGTAGTCTGGAGGAAGAGCAACATGAAAAACACAATGTATGCTATTAAATCGACGGTGCAAGTTTACCCAAACGAAATTAACTAACCTGAAGTCATGACTTCGATATGCAGTTTAAAATGTGGTACACTTTTTGGGGACAATTCTGTCTTCCGAGCCGGCACTGGAGCACAAAACACAAGcgtaaacaaaacagcacaaacagGTTTGACGTTTCTCCCCAAACAAGTGAGCCACACATGGAACTGCAGTGGACAAATAGTTTTTGTAACCATAtattaaaataagaaaatacaaTTATTCGATGAGATTTGCATGTTAAAAGCATTTATAAAAAGATCCGAAAATTTACGGTttgtaaacatttaaaataactGATGCATTTCGAAAATGATGCTCATCCAAGAAGCAGAAACCGCTGTCCAAATGGCTGCGTACGTAGGACGGAAAGTTCAAATGCCGCCtagaaaagggaaacaaaatcTAAAATAATGGAAGCTACAAAAGGTTACATCAAATAAAGGAGGCATCATTTCGAAGAGGAACCCCCATCTGGGTTCAACCAATGAGTCACATGTGAAATTGATTAACAATTTAAATCCCTCCCATTACAGCCACCACATGCGCCACGTGGTACACTTCCTTTCTTGCCACGTGGTTGCAAGTCAGCTTCCATTTTGAAAGTGGTTGTAATAACCGACCCAAAGGTAGGATTTGGAGAGTGTTAAAAGAAATTAGACACCAAATTTATCGTCCAAACAGAAGACCCAAAAGGAGGTTCTtcataaaaagaaaagggtTGTTCAGCCTAAGCAAACTGAACTAGACCGGTAAGGCTTATTCTTCTATATGAAAATGTTATTCCACCAATACTGGGAAACATTCCGAAGGCATGTTGATCGTGTGATGGAAAGTGATGCTtttggatgtttgttttttttcttcttcttatacCACTGTGTAGCTGTACGTGTGGCTGTATTTGTTCACCCTCTTACTGATGTACCTTTCAAGCGAAACTGATTTTCCCACACTAATCCATAGGCTCACAGTGGaacgtttgcttgtttgccaTCTCCATGGGATACGGGAGACACTATGTGATCCGACTGATGGGTCGCCGGTCGGTTTCATATCCCTAAAGGATGGGACAGTAGTCGCTATTGTCCACGCTACCAAAGCAACGCGTTTCCAAAATGGATccgttttcattttattactaTGAATTTTTATGGATCCTTTTCCTAATGCTTGTGGGGGGAAGTGAAGCAAAATAACCTCGAGCCAACTCAACCCCGTGATGGAGAACTAaaaaattgaatcatttcgCTTGCGGGGGCTTTCATCCGGGTTTTCATCCTTTTTGGGTGTTCGACAGTCTCGATCTacctgtctgtgtgtatgtgagtgagTGAATTTTCGTCGAAGGGATGAAATTTGGCCACAGCAGCTGGAAATACGGTGTATTGCAGAGCGGAAAAGATTATCGGAAACAGTGTGcgttgttcgtttgtttgccacagtgtgtgtgtgtgtgttcattgcattagtgaaatgaaacgaaaggATCAATATATACTGCGTGCAAACAACGCTCAATTCCGTGGAGAAACTTGATCGTTGGATAATCAAACTGATGGAACGGATTTTCGGTGGAAATTTTGAAGGCTGCCATCGACTCATTTGATGAATGATGCTTCACTGGAAACGGTAGTGGATCAGTCTTTTCCTCCATTTTTAATCAACTAGTTATTTTTGGGCTGGCTACAGGGCTATGAGCAATAATATCGGAGAAACATAGTAAATGAGTGTTTTTATTAATACCTGACACCTCGCCTTCTGCAATGCTTGGTGCACATCAGGTGAAACTGATTCTGCATCCATATCTGCCAAGGAACTAATTCCCTGGAATTGATACTGGCTCTGAAACTGCTCCTGAGCCTAACCTGATTCTAAAATTGACACCAAACCCCTACAGGTCCTGAAAAAGATACCAAACCTATGTTATTCCTGGAACTGGTACTGAACGCATACCAGTACTCGAACTGATACCAAATCCATACCTTTCCTGGACTGATTACTGAATCCAAATTGTTGCTGGATTTTGAATACATACTCTTGCTGGAACTGATCCCGTGGCGATTCGAATCCTGCGACTCATCTCGCTCCCAAAACGGCTCTGGAATTGATCTTGAACCCATACCACTCTTGGGAATTGATCCGCTTGATTGAATTATATCGATGTCTAATGTTCTTATTCGTTAAATTGTGTGTGCTTCATACAGAATGATTCACTCTTCAAAGCAAACCCACCATTGCCAGTCTTCTCTTGTCGGAATAGTGTTCGCTCTAGGTGTTGAGACTACTCATTCATATTCCCATACCGTCCGAAAAACCTCCGTAACCGCAAGCAGCTCCAGTCCTTAATGtcgatttcattcaaatgtGCACCATATTCCAAGAATGGCAATGGGGAAGGACATTTTACGCCAATAGTTGGTGCGATTTGCCGAAGCGAAGAAATAAacaccggtgtgtgtgtgggtgggtgtgtgggtgtgtattaCCGGTCGCACAGGCATCATAACTTCATTCCGATCCAAAACCCATTAACTCGTGCGTCCTTGCCACCAACGCTCCCGGTTCCGTGGTAATACGGTTATTAATATGCTGATACATGGCATCTTTGCCAATGGGTTCTTCCGGCGTACGAGACACATTCGTTCCCAAGTTTCTTCCCACGTCTGTGTCTTTTTGGTGGCTGCtaaacacacactaacacacccCAAAAACTGGAACTGGCAGAATGCAGAACGGAGCTGTCGCTCTGCGAAGAAGCACATATAgtgtgtgctggtggtttGGCCGTCTTCATAATGGGCAATAGCCCCGAAGCACGATTAGGATTATTCAACTAAGACCCCTCCCCCGGTGACGATGCGGCCGGTGGTGGGTGTGCAGACGGGGAGGCGGTCACGTATTCGAAGCGAGTGCTGTGAATTAGGTCAGCGCAACGGAAACCCGACTCAAACAGAGACGATTGCATTAACCGTTCTATTTTGGTTAAATGGATCCGAATTAGGGAAAATGTGGTTCGCTCTTTACGGCACCTACAGGTCGTATAATTTTATTGAGGTGAATTTCTTAAACTCTATTGATTGCTTTATACCACACTGTGAATAGCCATATTAAACGtttgggtgggggggggggggctggaATGCTCCAAAGAGATAATGTATTTATGCGACATTATGCACATTAAAGCGGAGAACGTTTTGTGGCATCGCTTGAGTCCCTCTGCAGTGCAAGCGGTGATGGTGCTGTAAATCCCAAAGACGGTAATTAAGAACGTGACCCCGAATGCT contains:
- the LOC120894307 gene encoding 39S ribosomal protein L42, mitochondrial — encoded protein: MAFLGRIFRRGNHFLTLKQYENVQVARGNPQDLVQKVAVAESGNCFVAWHPKPDFPYEFSRPLDAVGTEPSVNLVRDDIINASRGALKAKHPEFVRQELSKLTFTTKHRWFPRARDKRAKKTPMDRPYL
- the LOC120894305 gene encoding cyclin-dependent kinase 10 — protein: MTSDYADYRDPNRPVHRKGMLMNFRTKQYTEIRPQDVYGKCRYVSSFQKCNRVGEGTYGIVFRARDTVSNEIVALKKVRLDQDIFKDGFPISGLREIQILKNCSHENIVRLKEVVVGNSLESIFLVMEFCEQDLASLLDNMETPFSESQVKCIIIQLLKGLDYLHTRYIIHRDLKVSNLLLTDTGCLKIADFGLARYLNNANKPMTPGLVTLWYRPPELLFGAKKQTTAVDMWATGCILGELLIHKPLLPGTSEISQIELIINLLGTPTATIWPDFDSLPLVQNFTLKEQPYNNLKSKFPFLSASGYDLLNSLFMYNPACRATAERCLLSTYLREPPLPCDPNLMPTFPHHRDMKKTTPAKQDDPRKPRTSGLANNKPTFDVGGQAPTISDLLGSLIKKRRFD
- the LOC120894303 gene encoding conserved oligomeric Golgi complex subunit 5; this translates as MTDELCEKIENDEFYKNFLADKPSPELQLTVAISDQIAKLSDGIEQLSSALQKQVREQYGALISQAKHAGTLNASIESITSHIETLQFGAERLRRQITVPYDLLETQTKVLGRLHEASHVLRQCARFLQVHRELDGTNDLAEQASIVNELEGLMEDVDLTKIDFLRDEIGTVKKAKQRLLKVANRDLFEGILKNKPDQVGVCVRIFHNLKILPKCLNNVLETFGSYLKDAIKESFAGTDVAKLRKTGVSSPAKERAEARQLKAPGKAPTLTNSSNFRTKLWQALEWLFLDEMYGHCTQVLFLQKCLLELPLGDDYTLAKEFDRKFWNNLEKQLVSSFKAAQSHVTQALQQGLPKLLSLARGLETKIDQHFTFGEQVFGSLEAGYLEKCANNFKVALADIDFPNQEVIDALVRVASTELNAAIVDPRLIGLVTGVLCVSNKDLWNKIERNVKLGSETQQVFDNPNVSQSQNITLANVICYHHEAINRLVQNLGTKFSALDAAKKLTSSLVEGKTIIMAILQPLIASIHSAVNVILLSMHREPGLNSNNISTAGPSLYMKELQDFIVRAWSTHILPFNDRAVIEQAGHNLAIRCIELFVQNLATIRPISSTGRQRLKADCHHLEGALKPIVPDLSSLGKSFRLLRAIASLFTVPPQELVEQTSEEGGVVPPYIVLFMLFGHAGNDMASPHVTAGWGNEKLLQWLESHTSERERLELITGALQKYRTVVRQKNITQYDPIYPIVTSYLENVVKQLH